In one window of Shewanella goraebulensis DNA:
- the hcp gene encoding hydroxylamine reductase — MFCIQCEQTVRTPAGNGCSYSQGMCGKLASTSDLQDLLIYMLQGVSAYAVKAREFNIINAEIDTFVPKAFFATLTNVNFDDERLMDYAYQAQDYRNELKAAYEQACADNGVEPEAVIAQGSLNLAASKPEMLDQAPLALPNRGDVHEDILGLRLLCLYGLKGAAAYMEHARVLEQTDADVAGEFHQIMSFLGEDSVDGDRLFGTAMEIGQLNYRVMAMLDEGETSAFGHPEPTEVNTKSVKGKAILVSGHDMKDLELILQQTEGKGINVFTHGEMLPALAYPEFKKYPHLVGNYGSAWQNQQREFGTFPGAVVMTSNCIIDPNVGEYSDRIFTRSIVGWPGVTHVEGEDFSEVIDKALELEGFTYDEIPHKITIGFARNALMEAAPTVVENVKNGSIKHFFLIGGCDGDKSERSYFTDLAKSVPDDTIILTLGCGKYKFNKLEFGDINGIPRLLDVGQCNDAYSAIQLALALKDIFECDINELPLSLVLSWFEQKAIVVLLTLLSLGVKNIRTGPTPPAFLTENLAKVLEDQFGLRNTTDVASDLQAMIKAA, encoded by the coding sequence ATGTTCTGTATTCAATGTGAGCAAACAGTTCGAACCCCAGCAGGCAATGGTTGTAGTTATTCACAAGGTATGTGCGGTAAGTTAGCATCAACGTCGGACCTTCAAGATCTTCTTATCTATATGCTACAAGGCGTATCTGCATATGCTGTAAAAGCGCGTGAATTTAATATTATCAATGCTGAAATTGATACCTTTGTGCCTAAAGCATTCTTTGCCACGTTAACTAACGTGAACTTCGATGATGAACGTTTAATGGATTACGCCTATCAGGCGCAAGATTACCGTAACGAATTAAAAGCGGCTTACGAGCAAGCGTGTGCCGACAATGGCGTAGAGCCTGAAGCTGTTATTGCACAAGGTTCACTAAACCTTGCTGCTTCAAAACCTGAAATGTTAGATCAGGCGCCATTAGCACTGCCTAACCGTGGTGATGTGCATGAAGATATCCTTGGTCTTCGTTTATTATGTTTATACGGCCTTAAAGGCGCAGCAGCTTATATGGAACATGCGCGCGTATTAGAACAAACAGATGCTGACGTTGCTGGCGAGTTCCATCAAATTATGTCTTTCCTTGGTGAAGATTCAGTTGATGGCGATAGACTATTTGGCACAGCGATGGAGATTGGCCAACTAAACTACCGCGTGATGGCGATGCTTGATGAAGGTGAAACCAGCGCATTTGGTCACCCTGAGCCAACTGAAGTCAATACTAAGTCAGTTAAAGGTAAAGCGATTTTAGTGTCTGGTCATGACATGAAAGATCTTGAGCTTATCTTGCAACAAACTGAAGGTAAGGGCATTAACGTGTTTACTCACGGCGAAATGCTACCGGCTTTAGCTTATCCAGAATTTAAAAAGTATCCGCACCTTGTAGGCAACTACGGCAGCGCATGGCAAAACCAGCAGCGTGAATTCGGTACTTTCCCAGGCGCTGTTGTGATGACATCTAACTGTATTATCGACCCTAACGTTGGCGAATACTCAGACCGCATCTTTACGCGTAGCATTGTTGGTTGGCCTGGGGTGACTCACGTTGAAGGTGAAGACTTCAGCGAAGTGATTGATAAAGCATTAGAGCTTGAAGGATTCACTTATGATGAAATCCCTCACAAGATCACTATTGGTTTTGCTCGTAATGCCTTAATGGAAGCTGCACCTACAGTGGTTGAAAATGTGAAAAATGGTTCAATTAAGCATTTCTTCTTAATCGGTGGTTGTGACGGTGACAAATCAGAGCGTAGTTACTTTACTGACCTTGCTAAATCAGTGCCTGACGACACCATTATCCTGACACTTGGTTGTGGTAAGTACAAGTTCAACAAACTTGAGTTTGGCGACATTAATGGGATTCCTCGCTTATTAGATGTGGGTCAGTGTAACGATGCTTACTCTGCTATTCAGTTAGCATTAGCACTGAAAGATATCTTTGAATGTGACATCAATGAACTACCATTAAGCCTTGTTTTATCTTGGTTTGAGCAAAAAGCGATTGTGGTATTACTGACGTTACTATCACTTGGTGTTAAAAACATCCGCACCGGTCCTACACCGCCTGCTTTCTTAACTGAAAACTTGGCAAAAGTGTTAGAAGATCAATTCGGTTTACGTAATACCACTGATGTTGCATCAGATCTTCAAGCAATGATTAAGGCCGCTTAA
- a CDS encoding FG-GAP repeat domain-containing protein yields the protein MNLFNRTSLNTLLVSCTGLLLAAHCQSIAAETSFTPQFTAHHIDADFELTQGIVSANILEHQGNELIAVGVDDNHERWLAIYGFENEALVQLDKLMLSKDIYSFDINELEPAKVSGFNQAEVLTQQLFFVTDNALLQYSPAQKKLLVSTTEPDEELDSVDVMPNQGSLKKVADIQSISVTTQADYISRGNFVIDINNDDIADILISDFRETAVLLGQANGGFIQQSLPLLPVVELKNNGAEYSHAKLYHSDMNFDQRDDIIKVGEGSLEVYYQQEDGQFSEIAEFISVSQPISGVDWWNKRDAYGENLDQSDLLYRKVERIGDVNGDGISDLVVRYTKSSGVLDRVNDYEIYLGSNNNGQLSFPREANTIIKADGTLTGLRFEDLDNDEVDEVIVAGFDIGLTQIVSALLSGSIDQDVHIFKMNDASLFADKANVSKEVELSFSLTSGQSGEPVVALADINGDGFKELLLSDDNEELDIYYGQAGSEPFKKRAEEWSVTIPVEGAMLSAVDINADGKDDLLLKFGRQDPENLQRRFSVLIAN from the coding sequence ATGAACTTATTTAATCGAACCAGTTTGAATACGCTACTGGTAAGTTGCACAGGTCTATTGTTAGCTGCTCACTGTCAATCTATCGCTGCTGAAACCTCGTTTACTCCTCAATTTACCGCACATCATATTGATGCTGATTTTGAGCTAACTCAAGGCATAGTGAGTGCCAACATTCTTGAGCATCAAGGCAATGAATTAATTGCTGTAGGTGTTGATGATAATCACGAACGCTGGTTAGCTATTTATGGTTTTGAGAATGAGGCATTAGTGCAGCTTGATAAATTAATGCTCTCAAAAGATATATATAGCTTTGATATTAATGAGCTAGAACCAGCTAAAGTCTCAGGTTTTAATCAAGCTGAAGTACTTACTCAACAACTCTTTTTCGTTACCGATAATGCCTTACTGCAATATTCACCAGCGCAAAAAAAGCTCTTAGTATCAACGACTGAACCTGATGAGGAATTAGACTCCGTTGATGTCATGCCCAACCAAGGTTCGCTTAAAAAAGTGGCAGATATTCAGTCTATTTCAGTGACGACGCAAGCCGATTATATTTCTCGCGGTAATTTCGTGATTGATATTAACAATGATGATATTGCCGATATTCTTATCAGTGACTTTAGAGAAACGGCTGTGCTATTAGGCCAAGCTAATGGTGGATTTATCCAACAATCTTTACCTCTCCTTCCTGTGGTTGAGCTTAAAAATAATGGGGCAGAATATAGTCATGCCAAGCTGTATCACAGTGATATGAACTTTGATCAGCGCGATGACATCATTAAAGTTGGTGAAGGCTCACTTGAAGTCTATTACCAACAAGAAGATGGGCAGTTTTCTGAAATCGCAGAGTTTATCTCAGTCAGCCAGCCGATCAGTGGTGTTGATTGGTGGAATAAACGTGATGCCTATGGCGAGAATTTAGATCAAAGTGATTTGCTCTACCGTAAGGTTGAGCGCATCGGTGATGTGAATGGCGATGGCATCAGCGATCTGGTTGTACGCTATACCAAAAGCTCAGGTGTGTTAGACAGGGTTAATGATTACGAAATTTACCTAGGCAGTAATAATAACGGCCAGTTAAGTTTTCCTCGAGAAGCAAATACCATCATTAAAGCGGATGGCACACTAACAGGCTTACGTTTTGAAGATCTTGATAATGATGAAGTTGATGAAGTGATTGTCGCAGGCTTTGATATTGGGCTGACACAAATCGTCAGTGCATTACTTTCAGGCAGCATTGATCAAGATGTGCATATTTTTAAGATGAATGATGCCAGTTTGTTTGCAGACAAAGCCAATGTCAGTAAGGAAGTTGAATTAAGCTTTAGTTTAACCTCTGGCCAAAGTGGTGAGCCAGTGGTTGCCTTAGCCGATATTAATGGTGACGGTTTTAAAGAGCTATTATTGTCAGACGATAATGAAGAACTGGATATTTACTATGGTCAAGCAGGTAGTGAGCCTTTTAAAAAACGCGCCGAAGAATGGTCTGTAACTATCCCTGTTGAAGGAGCCATGTTATCAGCTGTGGATATTAATGCCGACGGTAAAGATGATTTATTGCTTAAATTTGGCAGACAAGATCCTGAAAACCTACAGCGCCGCTTTAGCGTGTTAATCGCCAATTAA